taaatatactgaAAACACTCACTGAGcctaacagaaaataaaatatagtttttTGTCAATTTTAATACGTTTGGAAACCTAATATATAAATAGtagattaaaaaagacaaaaatattttaattctttttgtgAGACTGTTTTGGGGAGTTGGTGCTtgagaaaaatatatacagtGTATCTGTTGATTATATCAACTGTCTTAACTGCTCCACCTTGAACGAGATGATTAAAGCCactcaaagtatagaaaaatgaTGAACGAACAACCTTGGTCTTATTCAAACTTTAACCCAATCTTTAGGTAGAGATGGCTAATATTTAAAGTTTCTCCCATTTTGATGTTGAAACCTATGAGAGTATCTAATCATAAAgtgcatttttttattgtgctcttttCACtacagttacctagtttatcacTACGTTGTTTGTTACACAGTTCATCACTATGATTACAATTAAATTACATAGACGGATAAATCTGATTTAAGTGGACATGCTAAAAGCACAATCGGCAGAAGTTAACAAGGCCTGTTACGATGAACTTCTTAGAAAATGTGTTCGCTGCACTGTATTTCTTTATAACATTGCCCAAAGTTTCTTCAGAAATATTTCCAAATTTACTTTTTCATACATCTGACAGAATTGATGGTTTATGCTATTTTAATTCCCTTTCTAAAATAAACCACCTCATTGTTATGaaccaagataaaaaaataaataaaaagtcctCTATCACACAACACTCATGTTACAGTGAGAAACTACAAAGGAGCAAAGATAAAGCATCTACTCTCACCAGTTATTCACAAcctaacctaacccattgctgtcaggtcaattccgactcacagggaccccagacgacagagtagaactgccccccagagcTTCCagggatctgaactgctgacctgttggttagcagttgaattcttagccactgtgccaccagggctcccaactaTTCATATCAGGTACCAATCACTCTTTTGACTTATGAGAAGAACAAAGCTTGGAAAAATGTATTCATAATGGCAGATGGGACCAATAAGCCAAGAAATTCCATAGTGGAGTAAGTCATCTATCCctaaaaaatttacaaacttTATCATTGGACAAATATCattaaaataaaggaagaaaaagctttaaaaaaaaataaagaattttaaattatgtGAAAGCTGTGATAAACGTAAAGTATGGGTATACTATTACATATTCTTATAACAAAGGTGCTTGGAAAAGGAGATTCACATACTTTCACTAAATCCTCTGGAtgagtttttcatttcttctgtagATTTTTCCACATCACAATCATCTACAAAATTCAGCTTATAATCATTTTGTGTTTCACTTTCAGAAGAGGTCAACGTTTTAGAAGTGGTACCTTCTTCTTTCTGTACGCTTTTAATTTCAGTCGATTCTTTCATTTCATTAGTGTTTCCTTTCAAAAGAGCTAAATTACCATGGTGTCCTTGCTCTAGACATTCTTTCTGATGAACAAGGTTATCAGTGTTATCAGAATAGGTGTTTCCCTCTGGGGATGGGCCTTCTGTCTTCTGAGGGTCAGCTTGTATACAACACCCAGGAGCTTCTCCGGCTGTAGACGTTTCCTTAGAAGTCATCAAGCTCAAAGTTGGATCTCCTTCATAATTCGTAGGTTTTTGAAGACTGAAGCTAGTTTTTGCTGTTAAACCGGTAATGTCAACTGGTCTGGATTTTTTACCCATaaaggaaaaatcagacattttTAATATGCTCCCTCTCTCATTCTTAGAAAGACTTCTGCAGCTGAACTGAGCGGGGTTTGACGGTGACTGACTTTCGGCAAGGAGGCTCCTCTCCTTCAGATTACCGGGTGAAAAATAATCATCATATGAGGCCTCCTCACAACCAGGGGTCTCGGCAGCAGATCTGGCCGTGAGCTGTGGCCTGTTTCTCGACTTCAACAGTTGCCATTTTGGCATGGTAGGTTTTGTGCtgtacttctttttctttaatttttcttttgaaggTGAATATGAGTACATTGACTTTCGTATTCTCTTCGCCGAGGACCTTCTGGGTCTTGAATGTATCAAAGAGTGGCCTTCGGTTGcagataaaacagaagacaaactgCATTTCTCTTCAAGTATCTCCTTAGACGTTCCTTCAGACTGCTTTTTGTCCGGTGTAACTACTCCACCTACAGTATTTCCTTGCCAATTTGTCTCTTCCTTTGAAAGATTACTCACATGTCTTTGAGGTATTAATTTGTTGAGGCAGCTGCAAGATGCTGATGAGTGAATATTATTTGTTTTCAATACAGGTGAGGACGTACAAACGTCACTTCCAGTTTCATTAATGAGTCCTTCCAATTTCATTTCCTGATTTCTACATGCTGAGTTTCCACAAATATCATCAAAAGATGAGTGCAGAACACCAGCAAAGGATTCAtctggaaaatataaataaaaaattaactttaaaaaatggaTGCAATAACTAGGAAAATAATTTTCGGTGACCAATAAAGTAATAATTTATATGAAGAGCTATCACTTCTACTTGAGGACACAATTAAGGAGAGGATGTTTAACCAGGGAGcctgggcgtgtgtgtgtgtgtgagtgtgagtgtgtgtgtgtgtggtgaggagAGGATGTTTAACCAGGGAGTCTGGGCttcagtgtctgtgtgtgtatgtgtgagtgtgtgtgagtgtgtgagtgtggtgAGGAGAGGATGTTTAACCAGGGGTCTGGGCTTCagagtgtgtgtgcgcgtgcgcatGCGCACCCGCGTGTGGGGGGGGGGATGAGGAGGCAGGCTTAATGAACTCGGAACGTTCTCTGCAGACTTTTGGAGGCTTGTGTGCGTGTGTACTCTTTTCCAGCACAAGCACCCACAGCTTGTCCATCCCTGGCAGGGGTGTGGCGAGGGTAGGAGTGCGGAGGGGCAATCGCTAAGTGGGGCACCCTCCGCCTACTTCAAAATGGACAGATGTTGACGGGGGGGACACATCAGCAGAAACACCTTCCCCTCTTGTCCAGCTCCCTCACTCTAGCGTCTCTCATCTTTTTGGCACCTTGGAATGCCATTCCCACCTCATCTGACACCCCCTCGGACCTGCACCCAGGGGCAAGTGCTCCCCGTCTCCCCcaccgcccctcccctccctatgCCTCTGAGCCTTGATGAAATTCTCAAGAAGGTCATTAATTCTAAAAGTTAAGAATTACTGCTTTTAGGTCTAGATCAAGGTCTAGTCTTCCAAACCATTCCCCAATTAATATGGCTCACCTTTATCTTCCCTGTCTTCTACTAAAGTCCTCATAGTATGTTTACTTTAAAAGTGAACCATCTGGTAGCTGCATCCTAATGTGTCATCTCCCCATATAAGACACATTCTTGAAAGACACGCTAAGTTGCTGCCTATTCCCTATTCCCTGGAAATTCTATCTTACACTTCCAAACCTGCTGTTTCCTTGACAccttaaaaacccattgtcattgaatcgattccaactcatagcaacgctacaggacagagcagaactgctccatagggtttccaaggagtggctggtggattcaaactgctgatcttttggccagcagctgagctctttaaccactatgctaccaggtctCCATTCCGCAACACCTTAATCTGGGCAAGTACCATGCAGCCTTCAAACCCCTTCCACTGACTTCCCAGGTCAGTGAGACATGTCCTCCTCTGGTACACGGTATTTCACCTAAATTTATAAAAGTATACATCACATTATACTGTGACTATTATACCTGCATCTGTATCACAAGCCTATGAGCTATCAGAGGACAGGTATTACTTCCTGTTCATTTTGGAATCTGAAGTCTCTAGCCCAGTGCTGGCACCCCCAGTGCAGGTTCAGTGTttgatgaattaatgaatgaccCCCACTTTATGGTAACCACACAACACAGCAGGCAACAGAAGTGTTCACTTAGTGCTTTCTGGCTGAGGGGGACATCTACTGTTCAAGAGTGGCTCTACGTCTATTTCACATCAGAGAATCTCGTGTGTTCTTTGAACAGTGATTGttaatagaaaatatatttaactttAGAATAAGCTTATCACACTTTTCTAAAAGCTGATAAGCAGTACGCCATGTTAGGAGTACAGACGCTGatgtcagactgcctgggtctgAATCTTGGGTTTGTGATACCGTACAAACTGTTTAACACCTTTCtgacttggttttctcatctgcaaaatgaggataaaaacagcacctacttcacagggttaaagggagaattaaatgagaatgcaataaatagaacagtgcctggaacacagtaaaAATGCAGTAAATGTTAAAAGTATTATCACAGAACAGACTCAgcacaaagggtttggtttttcatttctgTATTATCATTTGTTTCTAAgtaatagaaaataaatgttatcaagtatgaaaataaaaagatagaGAATATTTCTTAAGataaatgggcaaagaatttcaAAACACACCAAAAAGAGTAAAAGAATAAACCATGCACAGAAAAGAAGTTTTAGTTTAGGCTTCCAATATCTTGATACTGTTCAGTGATTTGTCACTGTTGTGGCTTTCTAATAAGATATCCCATAATACTTCCTCTGTTAATGAGCACAGTTCTTTTAGGGGTCACTGCTGCTTATCTGATCCCCACTGCAGGCTGCGTgagtaaattataaaaatttggtTCAACCAAAGGAAAGCTGTTACCATGAAAAATTACCATTTAAAGTGAGAAAGATTCCCCACATATGTATAATTCCACCTTTATTGCCTAAATTTATCATTTATCCTTATCATCACTTTCTGCTTCTAATCAGACATCCTCTATTCTCCTAAATTTACTGATAAGCTTTACATACGTCACTGACCCAGTTCAATAACACATTCCAAATGTTCAAGATACGTTGCTTAAAACAACTTTTCCTTCGTTCTCTTGCTGCTcagaattatacactttaaactGCAGAGAGACTGCTTCACATAAGATcacaagaattttttaaaaaaaaataaacaattgctTCCAAGGAAGGAAAGTAAATCCCTAGGTGAAAAACCACAGGAACCAAAAAGGAGGCTGAAGTCGTGTAATTTCTCATGCCCTAATTTTACCACAATGCCTAATTCCAGGGGGCACAGTTCATGAGTTCTGGTTTTTAACTAATTGTTGTGCTCATCTAAGATACATATACAAAATTTTCAATAAGGAAACAGTAATATTCTCAAAGCTTATATATATTGTAAGAGAGGAAATGATAACTTTACCTGAACATGAGGTATCATGCGAAATGTTCAAAGGCACTAGACACAGGGAGTTAACTGGGCTACCGTGAGCCTTTTCGATCATTTGGGAAGCTGAAAACATAATTAAAGCACCTCATTAGATACAACTTTACTATTTTTAGTAAGTGAAGTCATTTGTGAATAAGCCACTCTACTTTTTTCCACTCTTACGTATTACACACACATCAACTTATTTCTTACACTTCATATTCcagacaacacacacaaaaaaatcttacTCCAAtctattaccaaaaaaccaaaaacctgttgccgtagggtcaattctgactcacagcgaccctataggacggtttccaaggagcacctggtggattcaaactgctgacctcttggttaacagccatagctcttaaccactatgccacctattATAGACGATGAGAATCATAAAAAATAATCTATAtaggccatgttttttttttttaaaaagcatcaaGTCATAGAATCATAAAAGTTAGAAGGGACCTTACAACGCCAACTTGCCTGTCGCTGGGCAGGAGCTCAACAAAGTTATACAAATATTTTCATTCAGTCTTCCTGTTTGATAATGATGGCTTCCTCTTCAAGGATGGTCATAATAGTTACTTCTATAACTAGAGCTccacaacccagtgccatcgagtcgattttgacttatagcgaccctataggacagagtagaactgccccatagagcttccaaggagcacctggcggattcaagctgccgaccctttggttagcagccgtagcacttaaccactatgccagtaactagaacagtggttctcaatcaggGCAATTTTGGCCCCCAAGGGGCACTTGGCAATGTTTGgaggtatttttaattttcacaactgtGAGggtacgaggggggagggagttcCACTGACATacagtgggtggaggccaggaatGCGGACATTCTACAATGCACAAGGCCATCCTCTACACCAAAGAAGTATCCAGTCTAAAACGCTGTAGGTGCTAAGACTGAGAAATCTCAGCGGTGTCATAGAAAACACCCATATTACTGATTTTACCAATATGATCATAAATGCTATCTTCAAAGgctgtgtgtacaacagaaaagaaacaaaagaaatgcttTGTTCTCATACCCAAAGATATTTAAAAGATTCAAAAAAGGTACTTTTCCTAAGAAAGTTAAGCAAACAATTGCAAAAAGGCAATAATTCAAGATAAGGAAGGTGAGATAAATCAAGGAAGGTAAGCACAGGGATAAATTGTCAGTTACTGAATTTTAAACTGTTTTGGACACAGTAAAGAGGCAGAATTAACACTGCGAAATAACGGAATCaacaaattttaagaaaattaatttatatacatacataggtgtatgcaccaaaccaaaaaccaaacccgttgccgttgagtcgattccaactcattgcaaccctacaggacagagtagaactgccccatagagtttccaaggagcgtctggtggattgaaactgctgaccttttggttagcagctgtagcacttaactactacaccaccagggtttccacagaggtGTACATACACAAATACATGCTGAAACGATTTGGAGATCTACCTGGAACACTGAGTGTTCTGGGAGACATGTGTATTTCTGAATGGAAGCTAAGCACTAAGGTAAAAAAAGCAGAAAGACAGGAGCCCAGGTTCTTGAAGACACTATTAGCCTGGCATACCAACCCTTTACCACCTACTTCTGGACCTCTTGGACATGACAAAAAATGCACTTCTATCTAATTTAAACCATtgactttttgcttattttttatatGTAGCTCAAACTAATCttaactgatacacacattccATATCAGATGCAAATATAAATTTAAGATAGGTTAAATATCTGACCttaaaaaataaaccataaaagtaatagaagaaaacagCACAATTTCAAAGCCCTGTGGTAGAGAAGTTCTCTCTAAGCATTACGTGAATCTTAGATGCAAGACAGGAAAAGATGGACAGATTTGTCTGCATTAAAGGGAACACTTTTGTTTGGCAAAAGTCACTGCAAGTTAAATAATAGATTTCATGTATCTCATCCAACAatttatttactgagtgcctactacatAACA
The sequence above is drawn from the Elephas maximus indicus isolate mEleMax1 chromosome 12, mEleMax1 primary haplotype, whole genome shotgun sequence genome and encodes:
- the MCPH1 gene encoding microcephalin isoform X3; translated protein: MLSGRPGSAWLRRLRGPPRAPRRGLVPGGLMAAPGASGGPVLKDVVAYVDVWSSNGTENYSKTFTNQLVDMGAKVSKTLNKQVTHVVFKDGYQHTWDKAQKKGIKLVSVLWVEKCRTAGVHIDESLFPAANTKEQLPSLTKKKRKCMQPKDFIPKTPENDKRLQKKFEKMTKELQRQKATLGNDGPALLFEPNGVLMYSPTVKMNSCHHSAMEKRLQEMKDKRENLSPTSSQMIEKAHGSPVNSLCLVPLNISHDTSCSDESFAGVLHSSFDDICGNSACRNQEMKLEGLINETGSDVCTSSPVLKTNNIHSSASCSCLNKLIPQRHVSNLSKEETNWQGNTVGGVVTPDKKQSEGTSKEILEEKCSLSSVLSATEGHSLIHSRPRRSSAKRIRKSMYSYSPSKEKLKKKKYSTKPTMPKWQLLKSRNRPQLTARSAAETPGCEEASYDDYFSPGNLKERSLLAESQSPSNPAQFSCRSLSKNERGSILKMSDFSFMGKKSRPVDITGLTAKTSFSLQKPTNYEGDPTLSLMTSKETSTAGEAPGCCIQADPQKTEGPSPEGNTYSDNTDNLVHQKECLEQGHHGNLALLKGNTNEMKESTEIKSVQKEEGTTSKTLTSSESETQNDYKLNFVDDCDVEKSTEEMKNSSRGFSESM
- the MCPH1 gene encoding microcephalin isoform X1 — encoded protein: MLSGRPGSAWLRRLRGPPRAPRRGLVPGGLMAAPGASGGPVLKDVVAYVDVWSSNGTENYSKTFTNQLVDMGAKVSKTLNKQVTHVVFKDGYQHTWDKAQKKGIKLVSVLWVEKCRTAGVHIDESLFPAANTKEQLPSLTKKKRKCMQPKDFIPKTPENDKRLQKKFEKMTKELQRQKATLGNDGPALLFEPNGVLMYSPTVKMNSCHHSAMEKRLQEMKDKRENLSPTSSQMIEKAHGSPVNSLCLVPLNISHDTSCSDESFAGVLHSSFDDICGNSACRNQEMKLEGLINETGSDVCTSSPVLKTNNIHSSASCSCLNKLIPQRHVSNLSKEETNWQGNTVGGVVTPDKKQSEGTSKEILEEKCSLSSVLSATEGHSLIHSRPRRSSAKRIRKSMYSYSPSKEKLKKKKYSTKPTMPKWQLLKSRNRPQLTARSAAETPGCEEASYDDYFSPGNLKERSLLAESQSPSNPAQFSCRSLSKNERGSILKMSDFSFMGKKSRPVDITGLTAKTSFSLQKPTNYEGDPTLSLMTSKETSTAGEAPGCCIQADPQKTEGPSPEGNTYSDNTDNLVHQKECLEQGHHGNLALLKGNTNEMKESTEIKSVQKEEGTTSKTLTSSESETQNDYKLNFVDDCDVEKSTEEMKNSSRGFSESVKNGQTSHDILHGSYEGFEQLVKPHEESNQRSKVKKPTRTLVMTSMPSEKQNVIVQVVNKLKGFSFSREVCETTTHVVAGKPLRTLNVLLGIARGCWILSYEWVLWSLEMGHWISEEPFELSNYFPAAPVSQILFYDYKYNLLFSGQYFKCMDSNKFLLRRSYYILLTALKK
- the MCPH1 gene encoding microcephalin isoform X2, which codes for MGAKVSKTLNKQVTHVVFKDGYQHTWDKAQKKGIKLVSVLWVEKCRTAGVHIDESLFPAANTKEQLPSLTKKKRKCMQPKDFIPKTPENDKRLQKKFEKMTKELQRQKATLGNDGPALLFEPNGVLMYSPTVKMNSCHHSAMEKRLQEMKDKRENLSPTSSQMIEKAHGSPVNSLCLVPLNISHDTSCSDESFAGVLHSSFDDICGNSACRNQEMKLEGLINETGSDVCTSSPVLKTNNIHSSASCSCLNKLIPQRHVSNLSKEETNWQGNTVGGVVTPDKKQSEGTSKEILEEKCSLSSVLSATEGHSLIHSRPRRSSAKRIRKSMYSYSPSKEKLKKKKYSTKPTMPKWQLLKSRNRPQLTARSAAETPGCEEASYDDYFSPGNLKERSLLAESQSPSNPAQFSCRSLSKNERGSILKMSDFSFMGKKSRPVDITGLTAKTSFSLQKPTNYEGDPTLSLMTSKETSTAGEAPGCCIQADPQKTEGPSPEGNTYSDNTDNLVHQKECLEQGHHGNLALLKGNTNEMKESTEIKSVQKEEGTTSKTLTSSESETQNDYKLNFVDDCDVEKSTEEMKNSSRGFSESVKNGQTSHDILHGSYEGFEQLVKPHEESNQRSKVKKPTRTLVMTSMPSEKQNVIVQVVNKLKGFSFSREVCETTTHVVAGKPLRTLNVLLGIARGCWILSYEWVLWSLEMGHWISEEPFELSNYFPAAPVSQILFYDYKYNLLFSGQYFKCMDSNKFLLRRSYYILLTALKK